A genome region from Flavobacterium sp. includes the following:
- a CDS encoding transglycosylase domain-containing protein: protein MAAKKNNQTNTVKDINYYKKKFWRIFAYSLLGVLAFFLFASWGFFGSMPSFEDLENPDSNLATEIISSDGVVLGKYFKTNRSQLKYSDLPKSLVEALVATEDARFYEHSGIDGRGTLRAVFSLGTNGGASTLTQQLAKQLFHGEGSKFLPFRIVQKIKEWIIAIRLERQYTKNEILAMYCNVYDFGNYSVGVSSAAQTYFSKDPKDLTMDESAILVGMFKNSGLYNPVRNPEGVKNRRNVVLAQMAKAKMISNAEKERLQALPIALKFKLESHREGTATYFREYLRDYMKKWVTENKKPDGTEYDIYKDGLRIYTTIDSRMQQYAEEAVSEHMKNLQQQFFIEMKTNKNAPFVNITQQETDRIMMQAMKNSVRWAQMKDADKSEDDIIASFKVKTKMRVFTWKGERDTTMTPLDSIRYYKHFLQSGLMAMEPQTGNIKAWVGGINYKYFQYDHVGQGARQVGSTFKPFVYATAIEELNMSPCDSILDGPFMIHKGRHHVTEDWEPRNSDNRYRGMVTLKQGLANSINTVSAKLIDRTGPEAVVDLTRKLGVKTEIPVQPSIALGAVDITVEDMVAAYSTFANQGVYVKPQFLSRIENKSGEVIYEPIPESHDVLNKDIAFAVIKLLEGVTETGSGARLRTQGGGSGDNRWTGYPYMFKNPIAGKTGTTQNQSDGWFMGMVPNLVTGVWVGCEDRSARFKSLTYGQGATAALPVWAYFMKLCYKDESLQISKSEFERPANLSIKVDCYQRPAVVKDTTQTEQNTDEFEL, encoded by the coding sequence ATGGCTGCCAAAAAAAACAATCAAACCAATACCGTAAAGGATATTAATTACTACAAAAAGAAGTTTTGGAGAATTTTCGCCTATTCACTTTTAGGGGTTCTGGCTTTCTTTTTATTTGCCTCATGGGGATTTTTCGGTTCTATGCCTTCTTTTGAAGATTTAGAAAACCCAGATTCAAATTTGGCAACCGAGATTATTTCTTCAGATGGAGTTGTACTCGGTAAGTATTTCAAAACTAACAGATCACAGCTAAAATACTCAGATTTACCAAAAAGTCTGGTTGAAGCTTTGGTTGCAACAGAAGATGCGCGTTTCTATGAACACTCTGGAATTGACGGGCGTGGTACTTTAAGAGCTGTTTTCAGTTTAGGAACAAATGGAGGAGCAAGTACATTAACGCAGCAGTTAGCAAAACAATTATTTCACGGAGAAGGATCTAAATTTCTTCCTTTCAGGATTGTACAGAAAATAAAAGAATGGATTATTGCCATACGTTTGGAAAGACAATACACTAAGAACGAGATTTTGGCCATGTATTGTAACGTTTACGATTTCGGAAACTATTCAGTAGGAGTAAGTTCTGCGGCACAAACGTATTTCTCAAAAGATCCAAAAGATTTAACAATGGACGAATCGGCTATTTTGGTTGGTATGTTCAAAAACTCAGGCCTTTATAACCCGGTTAGAAATCCAGAAGGTGTAAAAAACCGTCGTAATGTTGTGCTTGCGCAGATGGCAAAAGCAAAAATGATTTCAAATGCTGAAAAAGAAAGATTGCAGGCATTACCAATCGCATTAAAATTCAAGTTAGAAAGCCACCGTGAAGGAACAGCTACCTATTTCAGAGAATATCTTCGTGATTACATGAAAAAATGGGTGACTGAAAACAAAAAACCAGACGGAACAGAATACGATATTTACAAAGATGGTTTAAGAATTTATACTACTATCGATTCAAGAATGCAGCAATATGCAGAAGAGGCAGTTTCTGAGCACATGAAAAACCTTCAGCAGCAATTTTTTATTGAAATGAAAACCAATAAAAATGCCCCATTCGTAAATATCACACAGCAAGAAACAGACAGAATCATGATGCAGGCCATGAAAAATTCTGTTCGCTGGGCTCAAATGAAAGATGCGGATAAAAGCGAAGATGATATTATTGCTTCTTTCAAAGTAAAAACAAAAATGCGAGTATTTACCTGGAAAGGAGAACGCGATACAACAATGACACCACTTGATTCTATTCGTTATTACAAACACTTTTTACAGTCTGGTTTAATGGCGATGGAGCCACAAACAGGAAATATTAAAGCGTGGGTTGGTGGAATCAATTACAAATATTTCCAATACGACCACGTAGGTCAGGGAGCAAGACAAGTAGGTTCTACATTTAAACCTTTCGTTTATGCTACAGCTATTGAGGAATTAAATATGTCACCTTGTGATTCTATTCTTGACGGACCTTTCATGATTCATAAAGGACGCCACCACGTAACAGAAGACTGGGAACCAAGAAACTCTGACAACAGATACCGCGGAATGGTTACTTTAAAACAAGGTTTGGCCAACTCTATCAACACCGTTTCGGCAAAATTAATTGACAGAACAGGGCCGGAAGCCGTTGTTGACTTGACAAGAAAATTGGGAGTAAAAACTGAAATTCCGGTACAGCCTTCAATCGCATTAGGAGCAGTTGATATTACGGTTGAAGATATGGTTGCGGCGTACAGCACATTTGCCAATCAGGGAGTTTATGTAAAACCACAGTTTTTAAGCAGAATCGAAAACAAAAGCGGTGAAGTTATTTACGAACCAATTCCGGAATCTCATGATGTTTTAAATAAAGATATCGCCTTTGCCGTAATCAAATTATTAGAAGGTGTAACCGAAACTGGTTCTGGAGCACGTTTACGTACGCAGGGCGGAGGAAGTGGAGATAATCGCTGGACAGGATATCCATACATGTTCAAAAACCCAATTGCAGGTAAAACAGGAACAACACAAAACCAGTCAGATGGTTGGTTTATGGGAATGGTTCCAAACTTAGTAACCGGAGTTTGGGTGGGTTGCGAAGACCGTTCGGCACGTTTCAAAAGTTTAACTTACGGACAAGGTGCAACGGCAGCTTTACCGGTTTGGGCTTATTTTATGAAACTTTGCTACAAAGACGAAAGCCTCCAAATTTCTAAATCAGAATTTGAGCGTCCGGCAAACCTTTCTATAAAAGTAGATTGTTACCAAAGACCGGCAGTTGTAAAAGACACAACGCAGACAGAACAAAATACAGACGAATTCGAGTTATAA
- a CDS encoding M4 family metallopeptidase yields the protein MKKKLPKIAATAVVLTFSFSAFAQVQTDKRINQKSISENGQPNLITFNELSTYKSSESQKVFKEQLGLKDSQTFTKIRTESDKLGYTHEKFQLYEQGIKVEFANYTLHSKDGKLVSMNGEYYNIENVKLTPALSSQDAFNKALSYTHATEYLWEKPQDAIELGYEKPKGELVLLPDMEQQGLKRGNDKLRLAYKFDIYATKPLSRGDLYIDAETGKALFYNATIKHLNDNVHGSKISSSANNNAAASKMAFVAANAETRYSGTQTIQTTLSGSSYILSDTSRGLGIQTYNSARTATYPTTNFTDADNNWTAAEYNNTNKDNGALDAHWGAEKTYDYWSSVHGRNSFDNAGAKIKSYVHYNLIAAGYSSNNNAFWNGSVMTYGDGSGTGGFDILTSLDVAGHEIGHAVCTYTANLAYQKESGAMNEAFSDIWAACIEYHSAPTKSIWLVGEDIERRSGHVALRSMSDPNAEGQPDTYGGTYWVNVNCTPSNSNDQCGVHTNSGVLNHWFYILSVGKSGTNDLGNAYNVTGITLDKAEKIAFRLEDAYLGANSTYANARTYGIQSAIDLYGAGSAEVIATTNAFYAVGVGAAYSGGTDTTAPSAPTSLAASGTTGTTTNLTWTASTDNVAVTGYDIYQGTTLKGSSTTTSYTVTGLTPSTAYTFSVKAKDAAGNVSAASNTVNVTTTTTSVTYCNSQGTSASDERIGKVVFGTINNTSTGTTGYENYTSVSTNAARSSAYTITITPTWTSTIYNEGYAVFIDYNQDGDFSDSGETVWTKSASKTTPVTGTITIPATAALGTTRMRVSMKYNAIPTSCEGFSYGQVEDYSINITAAGTIEAVEIAAGLVETSAPVGFALYPNPVESELNVSLSEENYSYKIINALGQQLGSGQVAGSIDVSKLSTGIYLIELNNGDKKIVKKFAKK from the coding sequence ATGAAGAAAAAATTACCAAAAATTGCCGCAACAGCCGTTGTGCTAACTTTTTCGTTTTCTGCCTTCGCTCAGGTTCAAACTGACAAACGGATCAATCAGAAAAGCATTTCAGAAAACGGCCAGCCAAACTTAATTACATTTAACGAACTTTCGACTTATAAAAGTTCAGAATCACAAAAGGTTTTTAAAGAACAGCTGGGTTTAAAAGATTCTCAAACTTTCACAAAAATTAGAACCGAGTCGGATAAACTGGGTTATACGCATGAAAAATTTCAATTGTATGAACAGGGTATCAAAGTAGAATTTGCAAATTATACTTTACACTCAAAAGATGGAAAATTAGTTTCAATGAACGGTGAATATTACAACATCGAAAATGTGAAACTTACTCCGGCACTATCTTCACAAGATGCATTTAATAAAGCATTAAGTTATACACATGCAACAGAATATCTTTGGGAGAAACCACAAGATGCTATCGAATTGGGTTACGAAAAACCTAAAGGAGAATTGGTTTTACTTCCGGATATGGAACAACAAGGTTTGAAAAGAGGTAATGATAAACTTCGCCTGGCATATAAATTTGATATTTATGCCACAAAACCGCTAAGCCGCGGAGATCTTTATATTGATGCCGAAACCGGAAAAGCTTTGTTTTATAATGCAACAATAAAGCACCTGAATGACAATGTTCATGGAAGCAAGATTTCAAGTTCAGCTAATAACAATGCCGCTGCATCAAAAATGGCGTTCGTTGCAGCAAATGCTGAAACTCGTTACAGCGGAACGCAGACAATTCAAACTACTTTAAGCGGATCATCTTATATTTTATCAGATACATCTCGTGGTTTGGGAATTCAAACGTATAATTCTGCGAGAACAGCAACGTATCCAACAACAAACTTTACAGATGCTGATAATAACTGGACAGCAGCAGAGTACAATAATACTAATAAAGACAATGGCGCTTTGGATGCACATTGGGGCGCTGAAAAGACGTATGATTATTGGTCATCTGTTCACGGAAGAAACAGTTTTGATAATGCCGGTGCAAAAATTAAAAGTTATGTACACTATAACCTGATTGCAGCTGGTTACTCAAGCAACAATAATGCATTTTGGAACGGAAGTGTTATGACTTATGGAGACGGAAGCGGTACAGGCGGATTTGATATTTTAACTTCTCTTGATGTTGCCGGACACGAAATTGGTCACGCAGTTTGTACGTATACAGCGAACTTAGCGTATCAAAAAGAATCGGGAGCGATGAATGAAGCTTTCTCAGATATTTGGGCAGCTTGTATTGAATACCATTCTGCACCAACAAAATCAATTTGGCTTGTAGGTGAAGATATCGAAAGAAGAAGCGGACACGTAGCTTTACGTTCTATGAGTGATCCAAATGCAGAAGGACAGCCGGATACTTACGGCGGAACTTATTGGGTAAATGTAAACTGTACGCCAAGTAATAGTAATGACCAATGTGGTGTACACACAAATTCTGGTGTTTTAAACCATTGGTTTTATATTTTATCAGTAGGTAAATCAGGAACTAATGATCTTGGAAATGCCTATAATGTAACAGGAATTACTCTTGATAAAGCTGAAAAAATTGCTTTCCGTTTAGAAGATGCTTATTTAGGAGCAAACTCAACTTATGCTAACGCAAGAACTTACGGAATACAATCGGCTATTGATTTATACGGAGCAGGTTCTGCTGAGGTTATTGCCACTACAAATGCATTTTACGCTGTAGGAGTTGGAGCTGCATATTCTGGAGGAACAGATACAACTGCACCATCTGCGCCAACTAGTTTAGCTGCTTCTGGTACAACAGGAACAACTACAAATTTAACATGGACAGCTTCTACAGATAACGTAGCGGTTACTGGATATGATATTTACCAGGGAACAACTCTTAAAGGTTCTTCAACTACAACTTCATACACAGTTACAGGATTAACTCCTTCAACAGCGTATACTTTTAGCGTAAAAGCTAAAGATGCTGCAGGAAATGTTTCTGCAGCTAGTAATACAGTAAATGTAACAACTACAACAACTTCTGTAACATATTGTAATTCACAAGGAACTAGTGCTAGTGATGAAAGAATTGGTAAAGTAGTTTTTGGTACAATCAACAATACATCTACAGGAACAACAGGATATGAAAACTATACTTCAGTTTCTACAAATGCTGCGAGAAGTTCTGCTTATACAATTACGATAACTCCAACCTGGACATCGACTATTTATAACGAAGGTTATGCAGTATTTATTGATTATAACCAAGATGGAGATTTCTCAGATTCTGGAGAAACAGTTTGGACAAAATCAGCATCAAAAACAACTCCGGTAACAGGAACAATTACAATACCGGCAACTGCAGCTTTAGGAACTACCAGAATGAGAGTTTCTATGAAGTACAATGCAATTCCAACATCTTGTGAAGGTTTCTCTTATGGACAAGTTGAAGATTATTCAATTAATATTACCGCTGCCGGAACTATAGAAGCTGTAGAAATTGCAGCTGGTTTAGTAGAAACTTCGGCACCAGTTGGTTTTGCATTATATCCAAATCCGGTTGAAAGCGAATTGAATGTTTCTCTTTCTGAAGAAAATTATTCATATAAAATCATAAACGCATTAGGGCAGCAGCTGGGCTCAGGACAAGTTGCAGGTTCTATTGATGTAAGTAAATTAAGCACAGGAATTTATCTTATTGAATTAAATAACGGTGATAAAAAAATTGTGAAGAAATTTGCTAAAAAATAA
- a CDS encoding gliding motility lipoprotein GldH — MRIKNSGILLLAAILLFSCDKKRVFDEYKSVGNAWHKDSVVTFDLPVLDSKKNYDLFVNVRDNNNYPFNNLFLIVAIETPSGFTKVDTLEYQMANPDGTLMGNGFTDIKESKLFYKSNVKFKGKYKVHIKQAVRESGKITGVEALEGITDVGFRIEQKD, encoded by the coding sequence ATGAGAATAAAAAATAGCGGGATTCTTCTTTTGGCAGCGATACTTCTTTTTTCGTGCGACAAAAAGAGAGTATTCGATGAGTATAAATCTGTTGGAAATGCCTGGCACAAAGACAGTGTTGTAACTTTTGACCTGCCGGTTTTAGATTCTAAAAAAAATTACGATTTATTTGTAAATGTGAGAGATAACAATAATTATCCCTTCAATAATTTGTTTTTAATTGTAGCTATCGAAACGCCAAGCGGTTTTACAAAAGTGGATACTTTAGAATACCAAATGGCTAATCCTGACGGAACATTGATGGGAAATGGTTTTACGGATATTAAAGAAAGTAAGCTTTTTTACAAATCAAATGTTAAGTTTAAAGGGAAATACAAAGTTCACATTAAACAAGCCGTTAGAGAATCAGGTAAAATTACAGGAGTTGAAGCTTTAGAGGGTATTACAGACGTAGGTTTTAGAATAGAACAAAAAGATTAG
- a CDS encoding CoA transferase subunit B has protein sequence MALNKEDIAKRIAKEVKDRYFVNLGIGIPTLVANYVREDIAVEFQSENGVLGMGPFPFEGEEDADIINAGKQTITTLPGASFFDSAFSFGMIRSQKVDLTILGAMEVSENGDIANWKIPGKMVKGMGGAMDLVASAENIIVAMMHVNKAGESKILKKCTLPLTGVGCVKKIVTELAVLEVTEKGFKLLERAPGVSVEHIIASTEADLIIEGEIPEMDI, from the coding sequence ATGGCACTTAATAAAGAAGATATAGCGAAAAGAATCGCCAAAGAAGTAAAAGACAGATATTTTGTAAACCTAGGAATTGGAATTCCAACTTTGGTTGCAAATTATGTGAGAGAAGATATTGCGGTTGAATTTCAAAGTGAAAATGGCGTTCTCGGAATGGGGCCTTTTCCTTTTGAAGGAGAAGAAGATGCCGATATTATCAACGCGGGAAAACAAACCATTACAACATTACCGGGAGCCAGTTTTTTTGATTCGGCTTTTAGTTTTGGAATGATCCGAAGCCAAAAAGTAGATTTAACTATTTTGGGCGCAATGGAAGTTTCTGAAAATGGAGACATTGCCAACTGGAAAATTCCGGGAAAAATGGTAAAAGGAATGGGAGGCGCAATGGATTTAGTGGCTTCCGCCGAAAACATTATCGTAGCCATGATGCACGTTAATAAAGCGGGAGAATCAAAAATTCTTAAAAAATGTACTTTACCCTTAACAGGTGTAGGATGCGTTAAAAAGATCGTAACTGAACTTGCTGTTCTGGAAGTAACTGAAAAGGGTTTTAAGCTCTTAGAACGAGCGCCAGGTGTGTCGGTTGAGCATATTATAGCTTCAACTGAAGCCGATTTGATTATTGAAGGTGAAATTCCCGAAATGGATATCTGA
- a CDS encoding CoA transferase subunit A, whose translation MITKKVNNVQDAIKGIETGMTIMFGGFGLCGIPENTIAALVNTSISDLTCISNNAGVDDFGLGLLLQKKQIKKMISSYVGENAEFERQMLSGELEVELTPQGTLAEKCRAAQAGIPAFFTPAGYGTEVAEGKEVREFNGKMHIMEEAFKADFSIVKAWKGDEAGNLIFKGTARNFNACMAGAGKITIAEVEELVPVGTLDPNQIHIPGIMVQRIFQGEKFEKRIEQRTVRQKA comes from the coding sequence ATGATAACAAAAAAAGTAAATAATGTTCAGGACGCAATTAAAGGAATCGAAACCGGAATGACGATTATGTTTGGCGGATTTGGTTTATGCGGAATTCCGGAAAATACAATTGCGGCTTTAGTAAATACTTCAATTTCAGATTTAACTTGTATCTCAAATAATGCAGGTGTCGATGATTTTGGTTTAGGATTGCTTTTGCAGAAAAAGCAAATCAAAAAAATGATTTCATCTTATGTAGGTGAAAATGCCGAGTTCGAGCGTCAGATGCTTTCGGGAGAACTTGAAGTAGAATTAACGCCGCAGGGAACTTTGGCAGAAAAATGCCGCGCCGCTCAGGCCGGAATTCCTGCTTTCTTTACACCAGCTGGTTACGGAACTGAAGTGGCAGAAGGAAAAGAAGTCCGTGAGTTCAATGGCAAAATGCACATTATGGAAGAAGCCTTCAAAGCTGACTTTTCAATCGTAAAAGCCTGGAAAGGCGATGAAGCCGGAAATCTAATTTTTAAAGGAACTGCCAGAAACTTTAATGCTTGTATGGCGGGTGCCGGAAAAATTACAATTGCTGAGGTTGAAGAACTGGTTCCGGTTGGAACTCTTGACCCAAATCAAATTCATATTCCGGGAATTATGGTACAGCGTATTTTTCAGGGAGAAAAATTTGAAAAGAGAATCGAACAGCGTACGGTAAGACAAAAAGCGTAA
- the ricT gene encoding regulatory iron-sulfur-containing complex subunit RicT, with product MACTSCSTSDGGAPKGCKNNGTCGTDSCNKLTVFDWLSNMSPSNGESIFDCVEVRFKNGRKEFFRNTEKLTLSIGDIVATVASPGHDIGIVTLTGELVKIQMKKKGVNPDSNEVPKIYRKASQKDIDIWSVARDREEPMKVRARELAIQHKLEMKISDIEFQGDGSKATFYYTANDRVDFRLLIKDFAKEFSTRVEMKQVGFRQEAARLGGIGSCGRELCCSTWLTDFRSVNTSAARYQQLSLNPQKLAGQCGKLKCCLNYELDTYMDALKDFPDYDTKLITEKGDAVCQKQDIFKGLMWFAYTNNFANWHVLKIDQVKEIIAENKQKNKVSSLEDFAIEVTSEPEKDFNNAMGQESLTRFDQPKRKKKPNRKKKQNAETAAVATTEKPKQVHNHNNKPAGGENPNQQNNKSNNPNKPNHKNKHKNSNKSNNPNKQNSNENKPNEPRKPIINTKNENKK from the coding sequence ATGGCATGTACAAGTTGTTCAACCTCAGATGGTGGCGCACCAAAAGGTTGTAAAAATAATGGGACTTGCGGCACCGATAGCTGCAATAAATTGACGGTTTTTGACTGGCTTTCAAACATGAGTCCGTCTAATGGAGAGTCGATTTTTGATTGTGTTGAGGTTCGTTTTAAAAACGGACGTAAGGAATTTTTTAGAAATACAGAGAAATTAACTTTAAGTATTGGCGATATTGTAGCAACTGTTGCTTCGCCGGGACATGATATTGGAATTGTTACTTTGACAGGAGAATTGGTAAAAATTCAAATGAAGAAAAAAGGAGTAAATCCGGATAGTAATGAAGTTCCTAAAATTTACAGAAAAGCATCTCAAAAAGATATCGATATCTGGTCTGTGGCACGTGATCGTGAAGAACCAATGAAAGTTCGTGCACGTGAATTGGCTATTCAGCATAAATTAGAAATGAAAATTTCGGATATTGAATTTCAGGGAGACGGATCAAAAGCAACATTTTACTATACGGCAAATGACAGAGTTGATTTTAGACTTTTGATTAAGGATTTTGCTAAAGAATTCAGTACAAGAGTCGAAATGAAACAAGTAGGTTTCCGTCAGGAAGCAGCTCGTTTAGGTGGGATTGGTTCTTGCGGACGTGAACTTTGCTGTTCGACCTGGCTGACTGATTTTAGAAGTGTCAATACTTCGGCAGCACGTTATCAGCAATTATCATTGAATCCACAAAAACTGGCCGGACAATGCGGAAAACTAAAATGCTGTTTAAACTATGAGTTAGATACTTACATGGATGCATTGAAGGATTTTCCGGATTACGATACAAAGCTAATAACCGAAAAAGGAGATGCAGTCTGCCAGAAACAAGATATTTTTAAAGGATTGATGTGGTTTGCGTACACGAATAATTTTGCCAACTGGCACGTTTTAAAAATAGATCAGGTAAAAGAGATTATTGCCGAAAATAAACAAAAAAACAAAGTTTCATCTTTAGAAGATTTTGCAATTGAAGTTACTTCAGAACCTGAAAAAGACTTTAACAATGCAATGGGTCAGGAAAGTTTAACGCGTTTTGATCAGCCAAAGAGAAAGAAAAAACCAAATCGCAAGAAAAAACAAAATGCTGAAACAGCAGCTGTTGCGACAACTGAAAAACCAAAACAGGTACATAATCACAATAATAAACCTGCTGGCGGCGAAAATCCAAATCAGCAGAATAATAAATCAAACAACCCAAATAAACCAAATCATAAGAATAAGCACAAAAATTCGAATAAATCAAACAATCCGAATAAGCAGAATTCTAATGAAAACAAACCTAATGAACCTAGAAAACCTATAATTAATACAAAAAATGAGAATAAAAAATAG